The window CGTCGCCTACGCCACGATGTTCCTTTACGCCTGGAAGCTCAAGCCCCTGCCCTTCATCGGTAACTTGGCCGTTGCCGGCTTAACTGGTGCGACTCCACTCTATGGGGCAATAGCCGTTGGCAAAATCGGCCTCGCCGGATATCTGGCACTCTGTGCCTTCCTCGTCAACGTCGCTCGGGAGGTCATAAAGGACATAGAAGACGTGGAAGGCGACCTGGCAAAGGGCGCTAAAACCCTCCCGATAGTTATTGGGGAGAAAAAATCGGCCTACATCGGGGCGTTGTTCGCGTTTTTGACCGTTATAGCATCGTTCCTGCCAATCAAAGCCGGTGTTGGACTTAGCTACCTGGCAATGGTTCCGGTTGATGCCATAATCCTTTATTCGGCATTCCTTATCCTCCGCTCGCAGGACAGGGAAACCGCACACCGCTCCCAAAAGTTGCTCAAAATCAGCATATTCCTGGCCGTAATGGCTTTCCTGATAGCTTCGCTTGTGAGGTGATTGGTATGGAGTTTAAGGACGAGATAATTAGGGAACTGGAAAACGATGAGCTCTGGACGGTGCTTACCTTCAAGACTCCTCACGGGCCTGCGACAACCCTGAACGAGCTCGTGAAGGTCGTTGAGGATGCCGGCTGGAGAGTTACTTTCAAGGCCAACTGGTGGACTGCAGACATACCCTACGGCCTGATAAGGATAGATCTCCAGAGGGATGGAAGGGAGAAGATTCTCCTCGGCAAGTGGATTCTAGGAGAAAAATGCGAGCTCATACGGGTTGAAAGCCTCGACCTTGAGCGCGGAAAGGACGAGTTCTTCCGCATGGTTGACAGCATAACCTCAACGCTAATCCACGACCCGGTTATAAGAACCATGCGGGAGCAGTACTGACGCTTTTTATTTTTTGGAGAATTGAAAAGGAGAAAAGCTCAGAGGGGTTCGTAGAACCCTATCTCGGGCTCGTAGATTTCTCCCTCAGCCAGCAACTGGCTTATCGCTTCTTCGATTATTTCCTCGTCGAACTCCTTTGAGAGCTTTTTAACAATGAACTTGTGGGATAGGGCTTTCCCCTTCTCGCGGAGCAGGTTCATTACAGCTTCCTTCGCCTTCTCAAGCTCTGGATTGAGTGGCGTCTCCTCGGTTTCTTCGGCCGTTTCTTCACCCAGTAGCTCCTCCTCGAGGGCTCTCTGCTCGAGCATCATTGTGTAGAGCTCGTCTATCGTGAGTAGAAGCTCCTCGTCAACTCCCCTGTTCTTGGCTATGACCTTTGCCTTGGCCGTTATCCCGTAGCGGTCGTAGATTTCGAAGGCTATCTTAGCCTTCTCGGCGTGCTCAACTTTATCCCTAAGAGTTTCGAAGCGGTGGAGTATCCAGAAGTTTGGGCTAACCTTGGAAACGCCCTCGACGAGTATCTGCTTGTCGTCGCGCCACTCTGCTACCTTTCCGATTATCTGGACGAGGTCGCCCTTCTTAACGAGCCTTATGAAGC of the Thermococcus sp. genome contains:
- a CDS encoding ribonucleoside-triphosphate reductase, translating into MEFKDEIIRELENDELWTVLTFKTPHGPATTLNELVKVVEDAGWRVTFKANWWTADIPYGLIRIDLQRDGREKILLGKWILGEKCELIRVESLDLERGKDEFFRMVDSITSTLIHDPVIRTMREQY
- a CDS encoding OB-fold nucleic acid binding domain-containing protein, with amino-acid sequence MKKRLPASRVYIKDILDGYYVRSEGDFEPNYLIMRDARKVYRVKVVATVVREPVISDDETYGKFQIDDGTGTIWVLGFRDDTRFIRLVKKGDLVQIIGKVAEWRDDKQILVEGVSKVSPNFWILHRFETLRDKVEHAEKAKIAFEIYDRYGITAKAKVIAKNRGVDEELLLTIDELYTMMLEQRALEEELLGEETAEETEETPLNPELEKAKEAVMNLLREKGKALSHKFIVKKLSKEFDEEIIEEAISQLLAEGEIYEPEIGFYEPL
- a CDS encoding geranylgeranylglycerol-phosphate geranylgeranyltransferase, producing MEARAFIEITRPHNCVLAGIVGLLGSIVAVGHFPELRKAVLVFLVVTLGCSAGNTINDYFDYEIDRINRPERPLPRGAMSRRTAFWYAMALFAIGLILASLINVYAFLLALVAYATMFLYAWKLKPLPFIGNLAVAGLTGATPLYGAIAVGKIGLAGYLALCAFLVNVAREVIKDIEDVEGDLAKGAKTLPIVIGEKKSAYIGALFAFLTVIASFLPIKAGVGLSYLAMVPVDAIILYSAFLILRSQDRETAHRSQKLLKISIFLAVMAFLIASLVR